The Zavarzinia compransoris genome includes a window with the following:
- a CDS encoding PaaI family thioesterase — MADPVPDHAVEDDERDIPEGFRRLPWRSGYGLTVGPLYERDEAAGGFTRAFRVGPHHTNMLNNCHGGMLMGFADVTFGHIISHRTALNWITVRLMVDFIAGAPLGAWVQGTARLVAADGDFRTAEGRIWTGDTLVATGTGIFKVIGKRF, encoded by the coding sequence ATGGCCGATCCCGTCCCCGACCATGCCGTTGAAGACGACGAGCGCGACATTCCCGAGGGTTTCCGCCGCCTGCCCTGGCGCAGCGGCTACGGCCTGACCGTCGGCCCCCTCTACGAGCGCGACGAGGCGGCGGGCGGTTTCACCCGCGCCTTCCGGGTCGGGCCGCACCACACCAACATGCTGAACAATTGCCACGGCGGCATGCTGATGGGCTTTGCCGACGTCACCTTCGGCCACATCATCTCGCACCGGACCGCGCTCAACTGGATCACCGTCCGCCTGATGGTCGATTTCATCGCCGGGGCGCCGCTCGGCGCCTGGGTGCAGGGCACGGCCCGCCTCGTCGCCGCCGACGGCGACTTCCGCACGGCGGAAGGCCGGATCTGGACCGGCGATACCCTGGTCGCCACGGGCACGGGCATTTTCAAGGTCATCGGCAAGCGGTTCTGA
- a CDS encoding DUF2272 domain-containing protein yields MTTVEKLVQAARAEWTRWGGPVLTREGKRLGFSYKIMEGEHPYWTYVGAYWKEIGSDLDGRDRSKAWSGAFISYCFAKAGAGKKFPESGNHSEYVASIATGKFAGLQLVDAKSVPLAVGDLLWATRRGDGCRKPPATFEAALVELDGIAKGKADTFCSHVDIVVALRPGEVDVIGGNVDDAVTRTTYILDQQGLIADARRSFIGVVKNTMA; encoded by the coding sequence ATGACCACGGTCGAAAAACTGGTGCAGGCGGCGCGTGCGGAATGGACGCGGTGGGGCGGGCCCGTCCTCACGCGCGAGGGCAAGCGGCTCGGCTTCTCGTACAAGATCATGGAGGGCGAGCATCCCTACTGGACCTATGTCGGCGCCTATTGGAAAGAGATCGGCAGCGATCTCGACGGCCGGGACCGCAGCAAGGCCTGGTCCGGCGCCTTCATCTCCTATTGCTTCGCGAAGGCGGGGGCCGGCAAGAAATTCCCCGAATCGGGCAATCACTCCGAATATGTCGCATCGATCGCCACCGGCAAGTTTGCCGGCCTCCAGTTGGTGGATGCCAAGTCGGTGCCGCTGGCCGTGGGCGATCTGCTGTGGGCGACCCGGCGGGGCGATGGCTGCCGCAAGCCGCCGGCGACATTCGAGGCGGCGCTGGTCGAACTGGACGGGATCGCCAAGGGCAAGGCGGACACATTCTGCAGTCACGTCGATATCGTCGTGGCCCTGCGCCCGGGCGAGGTCGACGTCATCGGCGGCAACGTCGATGATGCCGTCACCCGGACCACCTATATCCTGGACCAGCAGGGCTTGATCGCGGATGCGCGCCGGTCGTTCATCGGCGTGGTCAAGAACACGATGGCCTGA
- a CDS encoding methylated-DNA--[protein]-cysteine S-methyltransferase: MTTDSLPDADACWSRLIDGGAGPDFIYGVTTTGVACRPGCPSRRPRRENVRFFADLAAAAAAGFRPCKRCRPDQALGAAAARATVAVEKACRLIREALAAGEAAPTLHALAEAVNLSPFHFQRLFKRVAGVSPRDYAAGCKQGRLVELLGQGDDVAGALYEAGFGAVSDAYRAVKAATGTTPAKLKAGGFDLWWGAVETLLGLTLVAATGQGIAALFMGEDEELLIADLVRRFPHARIMPDDGRLEPLLAAVATRAAAPEAGGDLPLDLRGTAFEIQVWQALRDIPVGETRTYGALAAAIGKPGAARAVGRACGANPVSILVPCHRAVGSDGSLTGYRWGTARKRKLLELERDAAS, from the coding sequence ATGACGACTGATTCTCTGCCTGATGCCGATGCCTGCTGGTCCCGCCTGATCGATGGCGGGGCGGGGCCCGACTTCATCTACGGCGTCACCACCACCGGGGTCGCCTGCCGGCCGGGCTGCCCGTCGCGCCGGCCGCGGCGGGAGAATGTGCGTTTCTTCGCCGATCTGGCGGCGGCTGCGGCGGCCGGCTTCCGGCCGTGCAAGCGCTGCCGGCCGGACCAGGCCCTGGGCGCGGCGGCGGCGCGGGCGACGGTGGCGGTCGAGAAAGCCTGCCGCCTGATCCGCGAGGCGCTGGCGGCGGGGGAGGCGGCGCCGACCCTGCATGCGCTGGCCGAGGCGGTGAACCTCTCGCCCTTCCATTTCCAGCGCCTGTTCAAGCGGGTGGCCGGGGTTTCGCCCCGCGACTATGCCGCCGGCTGCAAGCAGGGCCGGCTGGTCGAACTGCTGGGCCAGGGCGACGATGTCGCCGGCGCGCTCTACGAGGCCGGCTTTGGCGCGGTGTCCGACGCCTATCGCGCGGTCAAGGCGGCGACGGGCACGACGCCGGCGAAACTGAAGGCGGGGGGCTTCGATCTCTGGTGGGGCGCGGTCGAGACCCTGCTCGGCCTGACCCTGGTGGCGGCGACCGGCCAGGGCATCGCCGCCCTCTTCATGGGCGAGGACGAGGAATTGCTGATCGCCGACCTCGTCCGCCGCTTCCCCCATGCCCGCATCATGCCCGACGACGGCCGCCTCGAACCGCTGCTGGCGGCGGTCGCCACGCGGGCGGCGGCGCCGGAGGCCGGGGGCGACCTGCCCCTCGACCTGCGCGGCACCGCCTTCGAGATCCAGGTCTGGCAGGCGCTGCGCGACATTCCGGTGGGCGAGACCCGGACCTATGGCGCGCTGGCGGCGGCGATCGGCAAGCCCGGCGCGGCGCGGGCGGTGGGGCGCGCCTGCGGCGCCAATCCGGTCTCGATCCTGGTGCCCTGCCACCGCGCGGTCGGTTCCGACGGCTCGCTCACCGGCTATCGCTGGGGCACCGCCCGCAAGCGGAAACTGCTGGAACTGGAGCGGGATGCGGCATCCTGA
- a CDS encoding aa3-type cytochrome c oxidase subunit IV — protein sequence MTMDITEQRKTYALFMSLTKWGIIACIGLLVLMAIFLV from the coding sequence ATGACGATGGACATCACCGAACAGCGGAAGACTTATGCTCTGTTCATGAGCCTGACCAAATGGGGGATCATCGCCTGCATCGGCCTGCTGGTGCTGATGGCGATCTTCCTGGTTTGA
- a CDS encoding Re/Si-specific NAD(P)(+) transhydrogenase subunit alpha: MRIAIPKERRPNENRVAASPESVKKLIALGAEIVIETGAGIASAVPDAAFEAAGARIAPDAASTIAGADVVFHVQRPLPEELQHFKRGAVLIAGLNPYADRDSVKAYAEAGIDAFAMEFVPRITRAQSMDILSSQANLAGYRAVIEAAAEYARAFPMMMTAAGTVAPARTLIMGVGVAGLQAIATAKRLGAIVSATDVRPATKEQVESLGGTFVAVMDEEFKNAQTAGGYAKEMSKDYQAKQNALIADTIKKQDIVVTTALIPGRPAPVLVTPEMVATMKPGAVIVDLAVEQGGNCPLSRPGEVVVTENGVKIVGIINLPSRISVDASQLFAKNLLNFITPLVSKETKQLAIDWEDEIIKASILTKGGAVVHPAFAAA; this comes from the coding sequence ATGAGGATTGCTATCCCTAAGGAGCGGCGGCCGAACGAGAATCGTGTCGCTGCCTCTCCTGAATCCGTGAAGAAGCTGATCGCGCTCGGCGCCGAGATCGTGATCGAGACCGGGGCCGGTATCGCCTCGGCCGTGCCCGATGCCGCCTTCGAAGCCGCCGGCGCCAGGATCGCGCCCGACGCCGCCTCGACCATCGCGGGCGCCGACGTCGTCTTCCACGTGCAGCGTCCGCTGCCGGAAGAGCTTCAGCACTTCAAGCGCGGGGCCGTGCTCATCGCCGGCCTCAATCCCTATGCCGACCGCGACAGCGTGAAGGCCTATGCCGAGGCCGGCATCGACGCCTTCGCGATGGAATTCGTGCCGCGCATCACCCGTGCGCAGTCGATGGACATCCTGTCGTCCCAGGCCAATCTCGCCGGCTATCGCGCCGTCATCGAAGCCGCGGCCGAATACGCCCGCGCCTTCCCGATGATGATGACCGCCGCCGGCACCGTGGCCCCGGCCCGCACCCTGATCATGGGCGTCGGCGTCGCCGGCCTCCAGGCCATCGCGACGGCGAAGCGTCTCGGCGCCATCGTCTCGGCGACCGACGTGCGCCCGGCCACCAAGGAACAGGTGGAATCGCTGGGCGGCACTTTCGTCGCGGTCATGGACGAGGAATTCAAGAACGCCCAGACCGCCGGCGGCTATGCCAAGGAAATGTCCAAGGACTATCAGGCGAAGCAGAACGCCCTGATCGCGGACACGATCAAGAAGCAGGACATCGTGGTCACCACCGCGCTGATCCCGGGCCGCCCTGCGCCGGTCCTGGTGACGCCGGAGATGGTCGCCACCATGAAGCCGGGCGCGGTCATCGTCGATCTCGCGGTCGAACAGGGCGGCAACTGCCCCCTGTCGCGGCCGGGCGAGGTGGTGGTCACCGAGAACGGCGTGAAGATCGTCGGCATCATCAACCTGCCCAGCCGGATTTCGGTCGATGCCTCGCAGCTCTTCGCCAAGAACCTGCTGAACTTCATCACGCCGCTGGTCTCGAAGGAGACCAAGCAACTCGCGATCGACTGGGAAGACGAGATCATCAAGGCCTCCATCCTGACCAAGGGTGGCGCCGTGGTGCATCCGGCCTTCGCCGCCGCCTGA
- a CDS encoding NAD(P)(+) transhydrogenase (Re/Si-specific) subunit beta, which yields MNANLASVLYLVSGVLFILALRGLSSPATSRTGNRYGMIGMTIAVVTTLLSHQVLPNIDALTIAMIVVALAIGGGIGAVIAKRVAMTSMPQLVAAFHSLVGMAAVLVAAAAYYVPDSYGITLPEPEGGIKTGSLIEMGLGVAIGAITFSGSIIAFAKLNGNMSGAPIILPARHLLNIAIATAIVVLLVILIVTKGEATWAFWALTALSFVIGITLIVPIGGADMPVVVSMLNSYSGWAAAGIGFTLQNTALIITGSLVGSSGAILSYIMCKGMNRSFISVILGGFGADAGAAAAAGGKKETRPVKQGSADDASFIMKNAGSVIIVPGYGMAVSQAQHALREMADLLKAEGVKVSYAIHPVAGRMPGHMNVLLAEANVPYDEVFELEDINSAFSQADVAFVIGANDVTNPAAKTDKASPIYGMPILEVDKAKTVLFVKRGMSSGYAGVENELFFRDNTMMLFGDAKKVVEEIVKGLGH from the coding sequence ATGAACGCCAATCTCGCTTCTGTCCTGTACCTCGTCTCCGGGGTGCTGTTCATTCTCGCGCTGCGGGGCCTGTCGTCGCCCGCCACCTCGCGCACGGGCAACCGCTACGGCATGATCGGCATGACCATCGCGGTCGTGACCACCCTGCTGTCGCACCAGGTGCTGCCGAATATCGACGCGCTGACGATCGCCATGATCGTGGTCGCGCTCGCCATCGGCGGCGGCATCGGCGCGGTGATCGCCAAGCGCGTCGCCATGACCTCGATGCCGCAGCTCGTCGCCGCGTTCCACAGCCTCGTCGGCATGGCCGCGGTGCTGGTCGCGGCGGCCGCCTACTATGTGCCGGATTCCTATGGCATCACCCTGCCCGAGCCCGAAGGCGGCATCAAGACCGGCTCGCTGATCGAAATGGGCCTTGGCGTCGCCATCGGCGCCATCACCTTCTCGGGCTCGATCATCGCCTTCGCCAAGCTGAACGGCAATATGTCGGGCGCGCCGATCATCCTGCCGGCCCGGCACCTGCTGAACATCGCGATCGCGACGGCGATCGTCGTGCTGCTGGTCATCCTGATCGTGACCAAGGGCGAGGCGACCTGGGCCTTCTGGGCTCTGACCGCGCTCTCCTTCGTCATCGGCATCACCCTGATCGTCCCGATCGGCGGCGCCGACATGCCGGTGGTCGTGTCCATGCTCAACTCCTATTCGGGTTGGGCGGCGGCCGGCATCGGCTTCACGCTGCAGAACACCGCGTTGATCATCACCGGTTCGCTGGTGGGGTCGTCGGGCGCCATCCTGTCCTACATCATGTGCAAGGGCATGAACCGCTCGTTCATCAGCGTCATCCTCGGCGGCTTCGGTGCCGACGCGGGTGCGGCGGCGGCGGCCGGGGGCAAGAAGGAAACCCGCCCGGTCAAGCAGGGCTCGGCCGACGACGCGTCCTTCATCATGAAGAACGCCGGCTCGGTGATCATCGTCCCCGGCTACGGCATGGCGGTGTCCCAGGCCCAGCATGCGCTGCGCGAAATGGCCGACCTGCTGAAGGCCGAGGGCGTGAAAGTGTCCTACGCCATCCACCCGGTGGCGGGCCGCATGCCCGGCCACATGAACGTGCTGCTGGCCGAAGCCAATGTGCCCTACGACGAAGTGTTCGAGCTTGAGGACATCAACTCGGCCTTCTCGCAGGCGGACGTCGCCTTCGTCATCGGCGCCAACGACGTGACCAACCCGGCGGCGAAGACCGACAAGGCCTCGCCGATCTACGGCATGCCCATCCTTGAAGTCGACAAGGCGAAGACGGTGCTGTTCGTGAAGCGCGGCATGTCGTCGGGCTATGCCGGCGTCGAGAACGAACTGTTCTTCCGCGACAACACCATGATGCTCTTCGGCGACGCCAAGAAGGTGGTCGAGGAAATCGTCAAGGGTCTTGGCCACTAA
- a CDS encoding RelA/SpoT domain-containing protein, with protein MVWATLEYSPEQVNSAGKKLAGLIFPVITSEGVNVLSIINNWRSAHAFPLNTFQMTLRNKAKKIEREIIVAQRIKRLESIHRKLTQKNSMRMTQMQDIAGCRVVFKEKGSVYSLVEEYKNTGFSHAFKGEKDYILNPKADGYRSYHLIFQYKGRGVNMKYDNLKIEIQIRTQPQHAWATAVEAVGLFTRQALKSNQGNQDWLRFFALMGTAISIIENCNPVPGTPDNRRELVREIESLSKRLNVSNVLQMYNSTIEFIGGAKDSKYFLLDLDPNAGTIKIRRFKAKESAEANRFYTDLEGSISDNSPNQIVLVSVENINSLKRAYPNYFMDTDIFSKIVANIRRGDFSMPTPQ; from the coding sequence ATGGTTTGGGCAACCTTGGAGTATTCGCCGGAGCAGGTAAACAGTGCCGGCAAAAAATTAGCTGGCTTGATTTTTCCAGTTATCACTAGCGAGGGGGTTAATGTTCTCTCGATTATCAATAATTGGCGTTCGGCACATGCTTTTCCATTAAATACATTCCAAATGACATTGAGAAACAAGGCAAAAAAAATTGAAAGAGAAATTATCGTGGCCCAAAGAATTAAAAGGCTTGAGTCTATTCATAGAAAATTGACGCAGAAAAATTCCATGAGAATGACTCAAATGCAAGATATTGCGGGGTGCCGGGTGGTTTTTAAGGAAAAAGGAAGCGTATATTCTCTTGTTGAAGAATATAAAAACACTGGATTCTCTCATGCATTTAAGGGTGAGAAGGATTACATTTTAAATCCCAAAGCGGATGGATATAGATCGTACCATTTGATATTTCAATACAAAGGAAGAGGGGTGAATATGAAATATGATAACTTAAAAATAGAAATACAAATTAGAACTCAGCCACAGCATGCCTGGGCGACAGCTGTGGAAGCGGTTGGTTTGTTTACGCGTCAGGCTCTGAAATCAAATCAGGGAAACCAGGATTGGCTTCGATTTTTTGCTCTTATGGGCACTGCTATTTCGATTATAGAAAACTGCAATCCAGTGCCAGGAACTCCCGATAATCGGCGTGAATTGGTTAGGGAAATTGAAAGCTTATCTAAAAGATTAAATGTATCAAATGTATTACAAATGTATAACTCTACGATAGAGTTCATTGGGGGCGCTAAAGATTCTAAATATTTTCTTCTTGATCTTGATCCTAATGCTGGAACTATTAAAATAAGAAGATTCAAGGCAAAAGAATCTGCTGAAGCAAATAGATTTTACACGGATCTGGAGGGGTCTATATCTGATAATTCTCCGAACCAAATAGTATTGGTGTCTGTTGAGAACATTAATTCCTTAAAAAGAGCATATCCAAATTACTTCATGGATACGGATATATTTTCAAAAATTGTTGCGAACATTCGGCGTGGGGACTTTTCTATGCCTACCCCTCAATAA
- a CDS encoding Tex family protein: protein MTAASPRIARLIAAEIQAKPEQVNAAVELLDGGATVPFIARYRKEATGGLDDTQLRTLEERLTYLRDLAARRETVLESIRSQGKLTDELAAKIDAAATKAELEDIYLPYKPKRRTKAEIAREKGLGPLAEALLANRRLVPQEAAAAYLTEDVADVKAALDGARDIIVEQMAENADLVGSLRNYMKENAQVHARLVEGKAEAGAKFSDYFDHAERWAAVPSHRALAMLRGRNEEILTVDIEIDADSDAPVKPVEARIMGAYQIDPKAAAPADKWLGEVARWCWRVKLSLHLSIDLMNEMRERAEEEAIHVFARNLKDILLAAPAGSRATLGLDPGIRTGVKVAVVDGTGKVLDTATVYPFQPRNDLRGAQAALGHLILKHGVELVAIGNGTASRETDKLAADLIADLPAERRPIKVVVSEAGASVYSASALAAAEFPDLDVSLRGAVSIARRLQDPLAELVKIEPKSIGVGQYQHDVDQHRLARALDAVVEDAVNAVGVDLNTASASLLARVSGLGASLAEAIVAHRNANGPFGSRKDLLAVSRLGPKTFEQCAGFLRIPSGAEPLDASSVHPEAYGVAKKIVAACGRDLRSLMGDAKRLKSLDPADFVDGKFGVPTVRDILAELEKPGRDPRPEFKTASFADGIEAITDLKPGMILEGTVTNVAAFGAFVDIGVHQDGLVHISQIADRFVKDPSEVVKAGDVVKVKVLEVDVKRKRISLTMRKGEPVPRDAGRPPQNQPARPQDARRGAAPQKRDERGSQQGSLGAALLDAMRRK from the coding sequence ATGACCGCAGCCAGCCCCCGCATCGCCCGCCTTATCGCCGCCGAGATCCAGGCGAAGCCGGAACAGGTGAATGCGGCGGTCGAATTGCTGGACGGCGGCGCCACGGTGCCCTTCATCGCCCGCTACCGCAAGGAAGCGACCGGCGGCCTGGACGATACTCAACTCCGCACCCTGGAAGAGCGCCTGACCTATCTCCGCGACCTCGCGGCCCGGCGCGAGACGGTGCTGGAGTCGATCCGTTCGCAAGGCAAGCTGACCGATGAGCTGGCGGCGAAGATCGATGCCGCTGCCACCAAGGCCGAGCTTGAAGACATCTACCTGCCCTATAAGCCGAAGCGCCGGACCAAGGCGGAAATCGCCCGGGAAAAGGGCCTTGGCCCGCTGGCAGAGGCCCTGCTGGCCAATCGCCGGCTGGTGCCGCAGGAGGCGGCTGCGGCCTATCTCACCGAAGATGTGGCGGATGTGAAGGCGGCCCTCGACGGTGCGCGCGACATCATCGTCGAACAGATGGCGGAAAATGCCGATCTCGTCGGCAGCCTCCGCAACTACATGAAGGAAAACGCCCAGGTCCATGCCCGCCTGGTCGAGGGCAAGGCCGAGGCCGGCGCCAAGTTCAGCGATTATTTCGATCACGCGGAACGCTGGGCCGCGGTCCCCAGCCACCGGGCCCTGGCCATGCTGCGCGGCCGGAACGAGGAAATCCTCACCGTCGACATCGAGATTGATGCCGACAGCGACGCCCCGGTGAAGCCGGTCGAGGCCCGCATCATGGGCGCCTATCAGATCGACCCGAAGGCGGCGGCGCCGGCCGACAAATGGCTGGGCGAGGTAGCGCGCTGGTGCTGGCGGGTGAAACTGTCGCTGCATCTCTCGATCGACCTGATGAACGAGATGCGCGAACGGGCGGAGGAAGAGGCGATCCACGTCTTCGCCCGGAACCTGAAGGATATATTGCTCGCCGCCCCCGCCGGCTCCCGCGCGACACTCGGCCTCGATCCGGGCATCCGCACCGGGGTCAAGGTCGCGGTGGTCGACGGCACGGGCAAGGTGCTCGATACCGCCACCGTCTATCCGTTCCAGCCGCGGAACGACCTGCGCGGCGCCCAGGCGGCGCTCGGCCACCTGATCCTGAAGCATGGGGTCGAACTGGTCGCCATCGGCAATGGCACCGCCAGCCGCGAGACCGACAAGCTGGCCGCCGACCTGATCGCCGACCTGCCGGCGGAGCGCCGCCCGATCAAGGTGGTGGTGTCGGAGGCCGGCGCCTCGGTCTATTCGGCCTCCGCGCTGGCGGCCGCCGAATTCCCGGATCTCGATGTCTCGCTGCGCGGCGCCGTCTCCATCGCCCGGCGCCTGCAGGATCCGCTGGCCGAACTGGTGAAGATCGAGCCCAAGTCGATCGGTGTCGGCCAATACCAGCATGACGTCGACCAGCACCGCCTGGCCCGGGCCCTGGACGCGGTGGTCGAGGATGCGGTGAACGCGGTCGGCGTCGATCTCAACACGGCCTCCGCCTCGCTGCTCGCGCGGGTGTCCGGTCTCGGCGCCTCGCTGGCCGAGGCGATCGTGGCCCATCGCAACGCCAACGGTCCCTTCGGCAGCCGCAAGGATCTCCTCGCCGTCTCGCGCCTGGGGCCGAAGACCTTCGAGCAATGCGCCGGTTTCCTGCGCATCCCCAGCGGGGCGGAGCCGCTGGACGCCTCCTCGGTCCACCCGGAAGCCTATGGCGTGGCGAAGAAGATCGTCGCCGCCTGTGGCCGCGACCTGCGCAGCCTGATGGGCGATGCGAAACGCCTGAAGTCCCTCGATCCGGCCGATTTCGTCGACGGGAAATTCGGCGTGCCCACGGTGCGCGACATCCTGGCCGAGTTGGAAAAGCCGGGCCGCGACCCCCGGCCCGAATTCAAGACCGCGAGCTTTGCCGACGGCATCGAGGCGATCACCGACCTGAAGCCGGGCATGATCCTGGAAGGCACGGTGACCAATGTCGCGGCCTTCGGCGCCTTCGTCGATATCGGCGTGCACCAGGACGGCCTCGTCCACATCAGCCAGATCGCCGACCGCTTCGTCAAGGACCCGTCGGAAGTGGTGAAGGCGGGCGACGTGGTCAAGGTCAAGGTGCTGGAAGTCGACGTGAAGCGGAAGCGCATCTCCCTGACCATGCGGAAGGGCGAGCCGGTGCCGCGCGATGCCGGGCGCCCGCCGCAGAACCAGCCCGCCCGCCCGCAGGATGCCCGCCGCGGCGCCGCCCCGCAAAAGCGCGACGAGCGCGGCAGCCAGCAGGGCAGCCTGGGCGCGGCGCTTCTCGATGCCATGCGCCGGAAGTGA
- the recQ gene encoding DNA helicase RecQ yields the protein MPRRPLDVLRDIFGYDAFRGRQAEIIDHVVAGGDCLVVMPTGGGKSLCYQVPALCRAGVGIVVSPLIALMQDQVEALRQLGVRAAALNSALDAGAARAVERALRNGDLDLLYVAPERLMTERFLDLLDEAPIALFAIDEAHCVSQWGHDFRPEYLQLDVLHRRFPQVPRIGLTATADGPTRRDIATRLGLEEAPLFMAGFDRPNIRYTVVPKIEPRAGLKRFLDGRRGQAGVIYCMSRAKVETMAEWCVAQGFNALPYHAGLDRDLRARNHDRFLKDEGVIMVATIAFGMGIDKPDVRFVVHLDLPKTIEAYYQETGRAGRDGLPSEALLFYGIEDVARLRQLMAGSEAAEAFKRVERSKLEALLGFCETARCRRQVLLSYFGETDTRPCGNCDTCLHPVETRDGTVEAQKALSAVYRTGERFGAVHVIDVLTGNETEKVRQFGHHTIKTFGIGKDQPKDFWRGVLRQLAALGFIEVDLERHGALVLTDECRPVLRGEQRVELRIDPPKVTAARGEKRRRSTPDRPAEGTAAGTLFGALRALRLELAREQGVPPYVIFHDTTLIELAERRPLDHLSFAQVPGVGQAKLERYADRFIEVIENFDG from the coding sequence ATGCCGCGCCGCCCCCTGGATGTCCTTCGCGACATCTTCGGCTATGACGCCTTCCGGGGCCGTCAGGCCGAGATCATCGATCATGTGGTCGCGGGCGGCGATTGCCTGGTGGTCATGCCCACCGGCGGCGGCAAGTCGCTGTGCTATCAGGTGCCGGCGCTGTGCCGGGCGGGGGTGGGCATCGTCGTCTCGCCCCTGATCGCCCTGATGCAGGATCAGGTCGAGGCGCTGCGCCAGTTGGGCGTGCGCGCCGCGGCACTGAATTCGGCACTCGATGCCGGCGCGGCGCGGGCGGTCGAGCGGGCCTTGCGCAACGGCGACCTCGATCTGCTCTATGTCGCCCCCGAGCGGCTGATGACCGAGCGCTTCCTCGACCTGCTGGACGAGGCCCCCATCGCCCTCTTCGCCATCGACGAGGCGCATTGCGTCTCGCAATGGGGCCACGACTTCCGGCCGGAATATCTCCAGCTCGACGTGCTGCATCGGCGCTTCCCCCAGGTGCCGCGCATCGGCTTGACCGCCACCGCCGACGGCCCGACACGGCGCGACATCGCCACCCGCCTCGGGCTGGAGGAGGCGCCCCTGTTCATGGCCGGTTTCGACCGGCCGAACATCCGCTACACGGTGGTGCCCAAGATCGAGCCCCGGGCCGGGCTGAAGCGCTTCCTCGACGGGCGGCGCGGCCAGGCCGGAGTCATTTACTGCATGAGCCGGGCCAAGGTCGAGACCATGGCCGAATGGTGCGTGGCGCAAGGGTTCAATGCCCTGCCCTATCACGCCGGCCTCGACCGCGACCTGCGCGCCCGGAACCACGACCGCTTCCTGAAGGACGAAGGCGTGATCATGGTCGCGACCATCGCGTTCGGCATGGGCATCGACAAGCCGGACGTGCGCTTCGTCGTCCACCTCGACCTGCCGAAGACGATCGAAGCCTATTACCAGGAAACCGGCCGCGCCGGACGCGACGGCCTGCCGTCCGAAGCCCTGCTGTTCTACGGGATCGAGGATGTCGCCCGCCTGCGCCAGCTGATGGCCGGCTCCGAGGCGGCGGAAGCCTTCAAGCGGGTGGAGCGCAGCAAGCTCGAAGCCCTGCTCGGCTTCTGCGAGACCGCGCGCTGCCGCCGCCAAGTCCTGCTGTCCTATTTCGGCGAGACGGACACGCGCCCTTGCGGCAATTGCGACACCTGCCTGCACCCGGTCGAAACCCGCGACGGCACGGTCGAGGCGCAGAAGGCGCTGTCCGCCGTCTACCGCACCGGGGAACGCTTCGGCGCCGTCCATGTCATCGATGTCCTGACCGGCAACGAGACCGAGAAGGTGCGCCAGTTCGGCCACCACACGATCAAGACCTTCGGCATCGGCAAAGACCAGCCCAAGGATTTCTGGCGCGGGGTCTTACGCCAATTGGCCGCCCTCGGCTTCATCGAAGTGGACCTGGAGCGTCACGGCGCCCTCGTGCTCACCGACGAGTGCCGCCCGGTGCTGCGCGGCGAGCAGCGGGTGGAACTGCGCATCGATCCGCCGAAAGTGACGGCGGCGCGGGGCGAGAAACGCCGCCGCAGCACCCCGGACCGCCCGGCCGAAGGCACCGCCGCCGGCACCCTGTTCGGCGCGCTCAGGGCGCTCCGCCTGGAACTCGCCCGGGAACAGGGCGTGCCGCCCTATGTGATCTTCCACGATACGACGCTGATCGAGCTGGCGGAACGCCGCCCGCTCGATCACCTCAGTTTCGCCCAGGTCCCCGGCGTCGGCCAGGCCAAGCTGGAGCGTTACGCCGACCGTTTCATCGAAGTGATCGAGAACTTCGACGGTTAG